A part of Myxococcus landrumus genomic DNA contains:
- a CDS encoding Ig-like domain repeat protein: MRRWSPSFLVVVLSLLGVRPAFAQAVNPESLILSRGRDVQGLIVQGTPAEGLGLSHTLGWFYYDALVERGYVDLGNPDDPTDDVLRDGDGNGVPDFHEDLYNLNPARGYIGLGPRCSPERLFTHQRAAGGNLVLREPDLLTGSCSSAPSYAANAGPRRWPTGEPGYPARPGGSVVGQPISSATDLVTPEGYLVDSSIPDQVDAYFGDRGVFPHIPNLLEPQDPLNLGMGFGQILMLSTDDDGSRCPEDSYAAECLAPRMAQAGAGELPLMGPVWDREGTGDGIPDYKTSAFDPWGRIIPGQDPHAPINESDRRVEMGHVDGQREIVFFLVTYSDQRHGPATDTCFLPAPVGGGRLQCELWGHGDINVFFSKTLLNLDLYQLPGNVVASVNPSQTWLQDGAYMRLGMLEMGQVSITETDPLEAVSLGQKTPHMLILNPNSSTDSWVMGWEDLNSGGTRSFNNTVFILHGVGVRPTNSYIERTEPNPAAEWQPVLVEGSVQDRQGDGSIPTGTMEFLVDGVVTTTVALDATGRATTELSFAVGEYAISARYVPDNNVHGGSESSAVTQSIEPQVDGGEDAGPVDGGEDAGEVDAGPVDSGSDAGEVDAGEVDSGSDAGEVDAGEPDAGEPDAGEPDAGPDAGDPDAGSDAGEPDAGEPDAGADAGEPDAGEPDAGSDAGEPDAGEPDSGAADSGSDAGEVDAGSDAGEADAGDTDAGSDAGTADAGNGDAGAPTEEDGGTDPGEGVTGPRDLKVTGWGCSSTDAGGSSLMLLSLWLGLSLMRSRRRAHS, from the coding sequence CGAGGACGGGATGTGCAGGGGCTCATAGTCCAGGGGACTCCGGCAGAGGGGCTCGGGCTGTCCCATACCTTGGGGTGGTTCTATTACGACGCGCTGGTGGAGCGCGGCTATGTCGACCTGGGCAACCCCGACGACCCGACGGACGATGTCCTCCGCGACGGCGACGGGAACGGCGTGCCCGACTTCCACGAGGACTTGTACAACCTCAATCCAGCACGCGGGTACATCGGCCTGGGGCCGCGCTGCTCGCCGGAGCGGCTCTTCACGCATCAGCGAGCCGCGGGAGGGAATCTCGTGCTCCGTGAGCCGGATCTGCTGACGGGTTCGTGTTCCTCGGCGCCGAGCTATGCGGCGAACGCAGGACCACGGCGGTGGCCCACGGGGGAACCTGGCTATCCGGCGAGGCCGGGGGGTTCCGTCGTGGGGCAGCCGATCAGCTCGGCCACCGACCTGGTGACGCCCGAGGGCTACCTCGTGGACAGCTCGATACCGGACCAGGTGGATGCGTACTTTGGCGACCGGGGCGTCTTTCCGCACATCCCCAATCTGCTCGAGCCTCAGGACCCGCTGAATCTCGGCATGGGCTTCGGACAGATTTTGATGTTGAGCACGGATGATGACGGCTCCAGATGTCCAGAGGACTCGTACGCCGCCGAGTGCCTTGCGCCTCGGATGGCGCAGGCTGGCGCGGGCGAACTTCCGCTCATGGGTCCGGTGTGGGATCGCGAGGGGACAGGCGACGGAATCCCGGACTACAAGACCAGTGCGTTTGATCCCTGGGGGCGGATCATCCCTGGCCAGGATCCGCATGCGCCCATCAACGAGTCGGATCGGCGCGTGGAGATGGGCCATGTGGATGGGCAACGAGAGATTGTCTTCTTCCTCGTCACCTATTCCGACCAGCGTCATGGACCGGCGACCGATACCTGCTTCCTGCCTGCGCCCGTGGGCGGCGGCAGGCTTCAGTGCGAGCTGTGGGGGCATGGCGACATCAACGTGTTCTTCTCGAAGACGCTGCTCAACCTGGACCTCTACCAACTGCCGGGCAATGTCGTCGCCTCCGTGAACCCGTCCCAGACGTGGCTCCAGGATGGCGCGTACATGCGGCTTGGCATGCTGGAGATGGGGCAGGTCTCCATCACCGAGACGGATCCACTCGAGGCCGTGAGCCTGGGGCAGAAGACACCGCACATGCTCATCCTCAACCCCAACTCGAGCACGGATTCGTGGGTGATGGGATGGGAGGACCTCAACTCAGGAGGAACGCGCTCCTTCAACAACACGGTCTTCATCCTTCACGGCGTGGGGGTGCGCCCGACGAACAGCTACATCGAGCGCACAGAGCCGAATCCAGCGGCTGAGTGGCAACCGGTCCTGGTCGAGGGCTCGGTCCAGGACAGGCAAGGGGATGGGTCGATTCCCACGGGGACGATGGAGTTCCTCGTGGACGGAGTCGTCACGACGACGGTGGCGTTGGATGCAACGGGGCGCGCCACGACAGAGCTCAGCTTTGCCGTCGGCGAATACGCCATTTCCGCCAGGTACGTGCCGGACAACAACGTCCATGGAGGGAGCGAGTCCTCCGCCGTCACCCAGTCCATCGAACCGCAGGTGGATGGTGGCGAGGATGCGGGGCCTGTCGATGGTGGCGAGGATGCCGGCGAGGTCGATGCGGGGCCCGTCGACAGCGGCTCGGACGCCGGAGAGGTCGACGCAGGCGAAGTCGATAGTGGCTCGGACGCGGGCGAAGTCGACGCAGGTGAGCCCGATGCAGGAGAACCCGACGCAGGAGAGCCCGATGCAGGCCCTGATGCTGGCGATCCGGACGCAGGCTCCGATGCGGGTGAGCCAGACGCGGGTGAACCCGATGCGGGCGCTGATGCCGGTGAACCGGACGCGGGTGAACCCGATGCAGGCTCTGATGCCGGCGAACCGGACGCAGGAGAACCCGATTCGGGGGCCGCCGACAGTGGTTCGGATGCAGGCGAAGTCGATGCCGGCTCCGACGCTGGCGAGGCGGACGCCGGAGACACAGATGCGGGTTCTGATGCCGGAACCGCGGACGCGGGCAATGGCGATGCGGGCGCTCCCACCGAAGAAGACGGAGGCACGGACCCGGGCGAAGGCGTCACCGGCCCGCGCGATCTGAAGGTGACAGGCTGGGGATGCAGCTCGACGGACGCAGGCGGCTCATCGCTCATGCTCCTGTCGCTGTGGCTGGGCCTCTCGCTCATGCGCTCGCGGCGCCGAGCT